One region of Aminobacterium colombiense DSM 12261 genomic DNA includes:
- a CDS encoding DNA-3-methyladenine glycosylase I, whose translation MIANEEMKRCPWAETHPLLTAYHDEEWGVPQYDEERLFELLILESAQAGLSWLTVLKKREGYRDAFAQFDVEKVAAFDQQKIEGLCQSPHIIQNRRKIAAAVNNARQFIAIAEKHGSFSRFLWSFVDNKPITNHWKNPSDVPASTPLSARLSGELKKRGFTFVGPIICYSYMQAVGMVNDHLIHCFCHGKSF comes from the coding sequence ATGATAGCCAATGAGGAAATGAAGCGCTGTCCCTGGGCGGAAACCCATCCATTGCTCACTGCGTATCACGATGAAGAATGGGGTGTTCCTCAATACGACGAAGAGCGCCTTTTCGAACTGTTGATTCTAGAATCGGCCCAGGCGGGATTGAGCTGGCTCACTGTTCTCAAGAAGAGAGAAGGCTATCGAGATGCCTTTGCCCAGTTCGATGTTGAAAAAGTGGCGGCCTTTGATCAGCAAAAAATAGAGGGGCTCTGTCAGAGCCCCCACATCATACAAAACAGGCGAAAGATCGCGGCGGCGGTGAACAATGCGCGCCAATTCATTGCCATTGCTGAAAAGCATGGTTCTTTTTCGCGCTTTTTATGGAGTTTTGTAGATAACAAACCCATAACCAATCACTGGAAAAATCCGTCAGACGTACCGGCTTCCACCCCTCTTTCTGCCCGCTTGAGCGGGGAGCTGAAAAAAAGAGGATTTACCTTCGTCGGCCCCATCATCTGCTATTCCTATATGCAGGCAGTGGGGATGGTCAATGACCATCTCATCCATTGCTTTTGTCATGGAAAATCTTTTTAA